In Tenebrio molitor chromosome 8, icTenMoli1.1, whole genome shotgun sequence, a genomic segment contains:
- the LOC138136480 gene encoding A-kinase anchor protein 14-like yields MGKEGSHGEPPPIKTHRTSTLPNTTVKMFKLLAFAALFAYASAAPGLVHAPVVAHSAVSHHSAVIAHPVPVVKAAPVVAVHAAPVVPVVKAAVPVVHAAPVVHAAPVVHAAPVVHAVPVVKTAAVVHHTPVVLHH; encoded by the exons ATGGGCAAGGAAGGTTCCCATGGTGAGCCGCCTCCTATAAAAACCCACCGCACCTCGACACTACCAAACACAACCGTCAAGATGTTCAAGTTG TTGGCTTTCGCTGCTCTCTTCGCCTACGCTTCCGCCGCCCCCGGCCTCGTCCATGCCCCGGTCGTGGCCCACAGCGCCGTTTCCCACCACAGTGCTGTGATCGCCCATCCGGTGCCCGTGGTCAAAGCCGCTCCCGTCGTGGCCGTCCATGCCGCCCCCGTGGTCCCGGTAGTCAAAGCCGCCGTACCCGTTGTCCACGCCGCTCCCGTCGTGCACGCCGCACCAGTTGTGCACGCCGCACCAGTCGTGCACGCCGTCCCCGTGGTTAAGACCGCCGCCGTCGTCCACCACACCCCCGTCGTCCTCCACCATTGA